In the Pirellulales bacterium genome, one interval contains:
- a CDS encoding DUF1501 domain-containing protein: protein MNNFGSLHRSLRASRRDFLQRSACGFGAMALAGLLGCEQSSQPAPRSSTAGKRPKARQVIYLYMSGAPSHLDTFDYKPLLKQEHGQPIKIQVPDVQFNAGGHVMQSPFRFAQHGASGAWMSEIFPNLARHADQMCFIKSMVADHGEHGTGNVFMNTGSGRAGRPSMGAWLTYGLGSDSKELPGYIVLDSGRIPIGGAACYSNGFLPAVHQATVFHEGKYPVADLARQEPTAELQAAKVALAQRQNRDFARAWAGHSQLEAVIQSAELAFAMQTAVPELVDLSGESQATRQLYGIDEYDTDRFGRQCLLARRLIERGVRFVQLFPPKLDQYDQWDQHFYLEQGHRANATAIDKPIAGLLADLQARGLLDETLVLWGGEFGRTPMVHVNPAGVVSATGRTHNRFGFTVWMAGGGVKPGFTYGGTDEYGVFAEPEKKVTVHDLHATILHLLGIDHTQLTYRHGGRDYRLTDVFGEVVHDVVG from the coding sequence ATGAACAATTTCGGCTCCCTGCACCGCAGCCTCCGGGCTTCGCGCCGCGATTTCCTGCAACGGTCGGCCTGCGGGTTCGGCGCGATGGCCCTCGCCGGGCTGCTTGGCTGCGAACAGTCGTCACAGCCAGCGCCGCGCAGTTCCACCGCCGGAAAACGCCCCAAGGCCAGGCAGGTCATCTACCTCTACATGAGCGGTGCGCCGTCGCATCTCGACACGTTCGATTACAAGCCGCTCCTGAAACAAGAACACGGCCAGCCGATCAAGATCCAGGTGCCCGATGTGCAGTTCAACGCCGGCGGGCACGTGATGCAATCGCCGTTTCGATTTGCCCAGCACGGCGCGTCCGGGGCCTGGATGAGCGAGATCTTTCCAAACCTCGCGCGGCACGCCGATCAAATGTGCTTTATCAAGTCGATGGTGGCCGATCACGGCGAGCACGGCACCGGCAACGTGTTCATGAACACCGGCAGCGGACGCGCCGGGCGACCGAGCATGGGCGCATGGCTCACCTACGGTCTCGGCAGCGACTCGAAGGAATTGCCGGGCTACATCGTGCTCGACAGCGGCCGGATCCCGATCGGCGGCGCCGCTTGTTATTCCAACGGCTTCTTGCCGGCGGTCCACCAGGCTACCGTGTTTCACGAGGGGAAGTATCCCGTCGCCGACCTGGCGCGCCAGGAGCCGACGGCCGAGCTGCAAGCGGCCAAGGTCGCGCTCGCGCAGCGGCAGAATCGCGACTTTGCCCGGGCCTGGGCCGGACACTCGCAGCTCGAAGCGGTGATTCAATCGGCCGAGCTGGCGTTCGCCATGCAAACGGCAGTGCCCGAACTGGTCGATCTGAGCGGCGAATCGCAAGCGACGCGCCAACTTTACGGGATCGACGAATACGACACGGACAGATTCGGCCGGCAGTGCTTGCTCGCGCGCCGGCTGATCGAGCGCGGCGTGCGCTTCGTGCAATTGTTTCCGCCCAAGCTGGACCAGTACGACCAATGGGACCAGCACTTCTATCTCGAGCAAGGCCATCGCGCCAACGCCACGGCGATCGACAAGCCCATCGCCGGCCTGTTGGCCGACCTGCAAGCGCGGGGACTGCTCGACGAGACGCTCGTGCTGTGGGGCGGCGAATTCGGCCGCACGCCGATGGTGCATGTCAACCCGGCCGGCGTCGTCTCGGCCACCGGGCGCACGCATAACCGTTTCGGGTTCACCGTCTGGATGGCCGGCGGCGGCGTCAAGCCGGGCTTCACCTACGGCGGTACCGACGAGTACGGTGTGTTTGCCGAGCCCGAGAAGAAGGTCACCGTGCACGACC
- a CDS encoding PSD1 and planctomycete cytochrome C domain-containing protein, whose translation MFVQRCHKCHARASENESEFSVASREGLLTGGERGPAIVPGDSSASLLVQALEHTAEGDLKMPPSGKLPAEQIAAVRAWIDAGAVWPEAHAKAAGPKHWSFEPPAETMPPAVADDTWIVNDVDRFIAAQHAAHGLRPAPEADRRALIRRVTYDLTGLPPTPEEIDQFLADASPRAYETLVDRLLASPRYGERWARHWLDLVHYSDTNGLDNDHSKPNAYRYRDYVIQAMQADLPYDQFVREQIAGDLLADPRPSDDGGHDWAPLGTGALWLGAMLNVPVDQPVALANEMENRIDTLGKAFLGLTLACARCHDHKFDDIPATDYYALAGILESTTNVQACVNTAERNRAIAEQESQLLVNAQAARDLLERPDLRQQWLAPRLEAAQRTAEYLLEARRIWHDDFPDEARDRKQLAARGLDYDEARRWYQLLTGSRHQSHPVFVPWIKLLRVNDDRFDRRIRTIGDRLLEFDRLRREHQQTWVKLEDFEEPQADGWESTGAAFPAVATTDLPTELVGAVGQGVCASATRADAAVGRLVRRDVHIEHRYLTFLIAGDNAEREAGLNLIFNSQVLPEPRDVCATGEGTMRLSRRWFNVQPYRGHDVTLEIVDERSEPGGRVFVDELQFTDESPFPAEWPSPNRLILEIFTDPQVTTPQQAAQRIEDAIVGALQAAAAQYASRAGSTGPAPNFRLADADLHEIFVAMTGPDSPLVAPSIEEFLPPAEREELAQLTAQRNELEATYPSSVIGIVSRDRSPHNMRLHRSGDPHNPGDEVPRGYVAALCQGHEPPPQTGSGRLELADWLASSDNPLTARVAVNRIWHHHFGRGLVATPDNFGMLGEPPSHPELLDWLARWFIDQGWSFKALHRLLVTSNTYRQSSQADQAMEQFDADNAWLHRMPLRRLEAECVRDALLAVAGNLNEARGGPPVPLHLDKFDVGEDLPLVSGPLDGDRRRSIYQEVRTNHLSELLRAFDLPGPSETIGARESSVVANQSLALMNNALVAQQALAWAERLASIKPPEQRIERMYVEALGRPPTAVETSSADQFLAAQRVRYEQQGQAADAAGRLAWTDLCQVMFNLAEFVYVP comes from the coding sequence TTGTTCGTCCAGCGCTGCCACAAGTGTCACGCACGCGCGAGCGAAAACGAATCGGAGTTCTCGGTCGCCTCGCGCGAGGGGCTGTTGACGGGTGGCGAACGCGGTCCGGCGATCGTGCCCGGCGATTCCTCGGCCAGCCTGCTCGTACAGGCACTCGAACACACGGCCGAGGGCGACCTGAAGATGCCGCCGTCCGGAAAGTTGCCGGCCGAGCAAATCGCGGCAGTCCGCGCCTGGATCGACGCCGGGGCCGTGTGGCCCGAGGCGCACGCCAAGGCGGCAGGTCCGAAGCATTGGTCGTTCGAGCCCCCGGCCGAAACGATGCCGCCCGCGGTTGCCGACGATACATGGATCGTCAACGACGTCGACCGCTTCATCGCCGCGCAACACGCGGCCCACGGCCTGCGGCCCGCGCCGGAGGCCGATCGCCGCGCCTTGATTCGCCGGGTGACCTACGACTTGACCGGCTTGCCGCCGACGCCCGAGGAGATCGACCAGTTTCTTGCGGACGCATCGCCCCGGGCCTACGAGACGCTGGTCGATCGGCTGCTGGCCAGCCCGCGCTACGGCGAGCGCTGGGCCCGACATTGGCTCGACCTGGTGCACTACAGCGACACCAACGGGCTCGACAACGATCACTCGAAACCCAATGCCTATCGTTATCGCGACTACGTGATTCAGGCGATGCAAGCCGATCTGCCGTACGACCAATTCGTGCGTGAGCAGATTGCCGGCGACTTGTTGGCCGATCCGCGTCCCAGCGACGACGGCGGCCACGATTGGGCCCCGCTGGGCACCGGCGCGCTGTGGTTGGGCGCCATGCTGAACGTACCGGTCGATCAGCCGGTCGCGCTGGCAAATGAGATGGAAAACCGCATCGATACCCTGGGCAAGGCGTTTCTCGGGCTCACGCTGGCCTGTGCTCGATGCCACGATCATAAGTTCGACGACATTCCGGCGACCGACTATTACGCCTTGGCGGGCATTCTGGAGAGCACGACCAACGTCCAGGCGTGTGTCAACACGGCCGAGCGAAACCGGGCCATTGCCGAGCAGGAATCGCAGCTACTGGTCAACGCGCAAGCGGCTCGCGACCTGCTCGAACGCCCCGATCTGCGCCAACAGTGGCTCGCCCCGCGCCTGGAGGCGGCGCAGCGCACGGCCGAGTACCTGCTCGAGGCGCGGCGGATCTGGCACGACGACTTTCCGGACGAGGCGCGCGACCGCAAACAACTCGCCGCGCGGGGCCTCGACTATGACGAGGCGCGGCGCTGGTACCAGCTACTCACGGGCAGTCGGCACCAGTCGCACCCGGTGTTTGTGCCCTGGATCAAGCTGCTGCGAGTCAACGACGATCGCTTCGACCGGCGGATTCGCACGATCGGCGACCGCCTGCTGGAGTTCGATCGCCTGCGACGCGAACACCAGCAAACCTGGGTCAAGCTCGAAGATTTCGAGGAACCGCAGGCCGACGGTTGGGAATCGACCGGCGCCGCATTTCCGGCGGTCGCCACGACCGACTTGCCGACTGAGCTGGTCGGCGCGGTGGGGCAGGGCGTGTGCGCAAGCGCCACGCGCGCCGATGCGGCCGTCGGACGCCTGGTGCGGCGCGACGTGCATATTGAGCATCGCTACCTGACGTTCTTGATTGCCGGCGACAACGCCGAGCGCGAGGCCGGCCTGAACCTGATCTTCAACAGCCAGGTGTTGCCCGAGCCGCGCGACGTCTGCGCCACCGGCGAGGGCACGATGCGCCTGTCGCGGCGCTGGTTCAACGTGCAGCCCTATCGCGGCCATGACGTCACGCTGGAAATTGTCGACGAGCGCTCCGAACCGGGCGGCAGGGTCTTTGTCGACGAGTTGCAATTCACCGACGAGTCGCCTTTTCCTGCCGAATGGCCGTCGCCCAATCGCTTGATCCTGGAGATTTTCACCGATCCGCAGGTGACCACGCCCCAACAGGCGGCCCAGCGCATCGAAGACGCGATTGTCGGTGCCCTGCAAGCGGCCGCCGCACAGTACGCGTCGCGCGCCGGCAGCACGGGGCCCGCGCCGAACTTTCGATTGGCGGATGCCGACTTGCACGAGATCTTCGTCGCCATGACCGGCCCGGATTCGCCGTTGGTCGCCCCGTCGATCGAGGAGTTCTTGCCGCCGGCCGAACGCGAGGAGCTGGCGCAGTTGACGGCGCAGCGCAACGAACTGGAAGCCACTTATCCCTCCTCGGTTATCGGCATCGTGAGCCGGGACCGCAGCCCGCACAACATGCGGTTGCACCGTTCGGGCGACCCGCACAATCCGGGCGACGAAGTGCCGCGCGGGTATGTCGCGGCCTTGTGTCAGGGCCACGAGCCGCCACCGCAAACCGGAAGCGGCCGGCTGGAATTGGCCGACTGGCTGGCCTCGTCCGACAACCCCCTGACGGCCCGAGTTGCCGTGAATCGCATCTGGCACCATCACTTCGGGCGCGGCCTGGTGGCCACGCCGGACAACTTTGGCATGTTGGGCGAGCCGCCGTCGCATCCCGAACTGCTGGATTGGCTGGCCCGTTGGTTCATCGACCAGGGCTGGTCGTTCAAGGCGCTGCACCGACTGCTCGTGACCAGCAACACCTATCGGCAGAGCAGCCAGGCGGACCAGGCCATGGAACAGTTCGACGCCGACAACGCGTGGCTACATCGCATGCCGTTGCGGCGACTCGAGGCCGAGTGCGTGCGCGACGCCCTGCTGGCAGTTGCCGGCAATTTGAACGAAGCGCGAGGTGGACCGCCGGTACCGCTGCATCTCGACAAGTTCGATGTGGGCGAAGACTTGCCGTTGGTGTCGGGGCCGCTCGACGGCGACCGCCGCCGGTCGATCTACCAGGAAGTGCGCACCAACCACCTTTCCGAGCTGTTGCGGGCCTTCGACCTGCCCGGGCCGAGCGAGACGATCGGGGCCCGGGAGTCGTCGGTCGTGGCCAATCAGTCGCTGGCCCTGATGAACAATGCCTTGGTCGCACAACAGGCGCTGGCCTGGGCCGAACGGCTAGCGTCCATCAAACCTCCGGAACAGCGGATCGAACGGATGTATGTCGAGGCGCTGGGCCGCCCGCCCACCGCGGTCGAAACTTCGTCGGCCGACCAATTCCTGGCGGCGCAGCGTGTACGCTATGAACAGCAAGGCCAGGCGGCAGACGCCGCCGGGCGACTGGCCTGGACCGATTTGTGCCAGGTGATGTTCAACCTGGCCGAGTTTGTCTATGTGCCTTGA